A stretch of the Lolium perenne isolate Kyuss_39 chromosome 3, Kyuss_2.0, whole genome shotgun sequence genome encodes the following:
- the LOC127342179 gene encoding transcription factor bHLH148-like: MISIGAGSSSSSSSSAGVRMGGAKRRGKPGGAAAAAGSAAQTKWRSGTQERIYGRRLLDALRATRSAAPHPHPHPQPRAVKEAADSALALTARGQSRWSRAILLAGAASRRRRVLVKAGGKIRRHPRPQARAAAAAAKAATAASAGEPPMLRERKVKDRLRVLGRLVPGCRKLQAPDLLEETADYVAALQMQVKAMRALANALAAAQLSSDRQQTAADDDQGEDEMER, from the coding sequence ATGATCTCTATAGGCGCcggctcatcctcctcctcgtcttcctccGCGGGGGTGAGGATGGGAGGCGCCAAGCGCCGGGGGAAGCCGGgcggagccgccgccgccgctgggtCGGCCGCGCAGACCAAGTGGCGCAGCGGCACGCAGGAGAGGATCTACGGGCGGCGCCTGCTGGACGCGCTGCGCGCCACGCGGTCGGCCGCGCCGCACCCGCACCCGCACCCGCAGCCGCGCGCCGTCAAGGAGGCGGCCGACTCGGCGCTGGCGCTCACCGCGCGCGGCCAGTCGCGCTGGAGCCGCGCCATCCTGCTCGCGGGCGCcgcgtcccgccgccgccgcgtgctCGTCAAGGCCGGCGGCAAGATCCGGCGCCACCCGCGCCCGCAGGCCcgcgcggctgcggcggcggccaaGGCCGCCACCGCCGCGTCCGCCGGCGAGCCGCCGATGCTCAGGGAGCGGAAGGTCAAGGACCGCCTGCGCGTGCTGGGCCGGCTCGTCCCCGGGTGCCGCAAGCTGCAGGCCCCCGACCTGCTCGAGGAGACGGCCGACTACGTCGCCGCGCTCCAGATGCAGGTCAAGGCCATGCGCGCGCTCGCCAACGCGCTCGCGGCGGCCCAGCTATCGTCGGATCGTCAACAgaccgccgccgacgacgaccAAGGCGAAGACGAGATGGAGAGGTGA